A single window of Chloracidobacterium sp. DNA harbors:
- a CDS encoding MBL fold metallo-hydrolase: MKIIPLSIPTPFYVGDVNVYLIKEDPVTLIDVGPKTPAASKALREKLAQHGIKFSDVRRIVLTHAHEDHCGLTKQVRDESKNAEVLIHEWETGHLFGRLAHQEHRDLMHRSGVPDSVFLEMQSLYEEISLLTDSLADGEYRPLLDDAELEFDGGVLRVLHTPGHTPGSCSFVREADRTLICGDCVIKRITPNPILSPHPLDPTQRFQSLGEYLVSLARLRSFSPTLAYGGHGEPVTDFEEIFNRYVRAIDERQRRVISLVPKTGTTAFDVARELFPDSFDHDVHRFLAISESIAHLDYAHSEGKIALEISGGIEHYRPN; the protein is encoded by the coding sequence ATGAAGATAATTCCACTGTCGATCCCAACCCCGTTCTATGTAGGTGATGTCAATGTTTACCTGATCAAAGAAGATCCGGTGACGCTGATCGACGTCGGGCCTAAAACGCCGGCTGCATCCAAAGCCTTGCGCGAAAAGCTTGCACAGCACGGCATCAAGTTTTCGGATGTCAGACGGATCGTTTTGACCCACGCCCATGAGGACCACTGTGGACTTACCAAGCAAGTTCGCGACGAATCCAAGAACGCCGAGGTCTTGATACACGAATGGGAGACCGGACACCTTTTTGGGCGCCTTGCCCATCAGGAGCACCGTGACCTTATGCATCGTTCTGGCGTGCCTGATTCGGTGTTTCTGGAAATGCAGAGCCTGTACGAAGAAATTAGTCTTTTGACCGATTCCCTGGCGGATGGCGAATATCGACCACTGCTTGACGATGCGGAACTCGAATTTGACGGCGGTGTGTTGCGGGTACTTCACACGCCGGGCCACACGCCGGGTTCGTGCTCATTTGTCCGTGAGGCCGACCGGACGCTGATCTGCGGCGATTGCGTCATCAAGCGGATCACGCCCAACCCCATCTTGTCGCCGCATCCACTCGACCCGACACAGCGGTTCCAGTCGTTGGGTGAGTACCTTGTTTCGCTTGCACGCCTGCGCAGCTTTTCGCCTACATTGGCCTACGGCGGCCACGGAGAGCCGGTGACCGATTTCGAAGAGATATTTAACCGCTACGTTCGGGCGATCGACGAACGCCAACGACGCGTAATCTCACTTGTGCCCAAAACGGGCACGACCGCATTCGACGTTGCCCGCGAACTGTTTCCCGACTCTTTCGATCACGACGTTCACCGTTTTTTGGCGATCTCAGAGTCGATCGCTCATCTTGACTATGCTCATTCCGAGGGCAAGATCGCACTCGAGATCAGCGGCGGCATTGAGCATTACCGGCCGAATTGA
- the queG gene encoding tRNA epoxyqueuosine(34) reductase QueG: protein MMSISEKIRQFALDAGFDKVGIVPAMYLDDETERFKLWLDAGHHAEMAWIARDPQRRTDPREIFPAARSVVVVLKNYYTDHRHTSPGKISRYAWGDDYHDVVGAALRTMLELIRTEVPDADGKACVDISPMMDKAWAVRAGLGWQGKHSNVITRDLGSWVFIGELILDLDLEYDAVQVEDHCGTCTACLDACPTSAIVEPYIVDSAKCISYATIEHRGESLPPNIAQNLEGWIYGCDICQDVCPWNRFEKQTSEARFEPRLGQTSLDPDAVIEMDHEAYVERFRRSAVKRAKLGGLQRNANYLNK from the coding sequence ATGATGTCGATTTCCGAAAAGATAAGGCAGTTTGCTCTCGACGCCGGCTTTGACAAGGTTGGCATCGTCCCGGCAATGTACCTCGACGATGAGACCGAGCGGTTCAAGCTCTGGCTCGACGCCGGACACCACGCCGAAATGGCCTGGATAGCCCGCGATCCGCAACGCCGCACAGATCCTCGTGAGATCTTCCCGGCAGCACGGTCGGTCGTCGTCGTACTCAAAAATTACTATACCGATCACCGGCATACGTCTCCTGGAAAGATCTCGCGGTACGCGTGGGGAGACGATTATCACGACGTGGTCGGAGCCGCACTCCGGACTATGCTCGAACTCATAAGGACCGAGGTCCCGGATGCGGACGGTAAGGCCTGCGTCGATATCTCGCCGATGATGGACAAGGCCTGGGCCGTCCGGGCGGGACTCGGGTGGCAGGGCAAACACTCTAATGTAATAACTCGCGACCTTGGTTCGTGGGTCTTTATCGGCGAACTGATCCTCGATCTCGATCTCGAATACGACGCCGTACAGGTCGAAGATCATTGCGGCACTTGCACGGCCTGCCTCGATGCCTGCCCGACGTCGGCGATCGTCGAACCGTACATCGTCGATTCGGCCAAATGCATCTCATACGCGACGATCGAGCATCGTGGTGAATCGCTGCCGCCGAATATTGCGCAAAATCTCGAGGGTTGGATCTACGGCTGTGACATATGTCAGGACGTATGCCCTTGGAATCGATTTGAAAAGCAGACGTCCGAGGCACGATTTGAACCACGACTAGGCCAAACGTCGCTCGATCCGGATGCGGTCATCGAAATGGACCACGAGGCATATGTCGAGCGATTTCGTCGCTCGGCTGTCAAGCGTGCAAAATTGGGCGGCCTGCAGCGTAACGCAAATTATCTCAACAAATGA
- a CDS encoding TonB-dependent receptor, translating into MRSLPSNAAAALSRLVVFTAALLVFTASAMAQAQATAADLSGTVTDPSGAVVAGATVTAKNIGTNAARTVVSGPDGDYQFIGLTPGAYEISAQASNFKKVVISPVRLTVGQSAALSIKLEIGGQDIVVNVSGDDVQLVETTRTTVSNTIDQARINNLPINERSATGFALTLSTVGRDNGRAVGPAPTSGLNIGGQRGRSTLVQVDGADFTDNSINAARSTVSQEAVQEYQVTTNSYMPEFGRATGGIVNVVTKRGSNDFHGNVFGFIRDKSIQSKNAFAPLIDNDPSKKPGYTRAQYGATLGGPIAREKAFFFIAFEQRRRQESGFFTGDIVGGATSSVTIGAPILPFTQTFNGMTAAQVGYVQGLIATGIPANISQAVSYAYLTSAGTQTALNGGSTLISAGGAIPAGQPVGNRFFLSGAPVPLTRNAGGEFVAFRPLNQLRRIFPISEGTTYYSGRYDQVLNDNNQLSIRVGYNPSRINGIQDESQNQTLGQNDYSRTGIQDLKDMSFGASITSIMPKNLINEFYFNFGRRDAKFDSQVPSVALQIAGTGFIGSNPFSPVTRRENRYQLRDNMTWAPKNHIVKFGVDMNYVGGRASFELNFPALFNFSQQSCSTLITGCTGPALTAIQAYGLGFPSVFIQGFGDPNSSIKNKPIGMFIQDTWKLSRRVTFNYGVRYDIELTDEFAPSAFRDPLTGITLTQEDVQVAQDALNITQGFPRDRNNIAPRIGAAWDVRGNGKTVIRAAGGMFYDHPLLVVSFNSNVADGSQQQQATLLPIGGPSPLGLFNAFQVMHGTLIPCNFAGASPGTNCTPGLAGSAQYLPGYMRFNPSTFTGFGPILPFTLHVSKDFEYPYAMQGNLAIEQQIGKDMSLSASYITVNSRHLAHPQDVNQVNLQALTDNFRRYTANNPLACGGPCGPNGRAPSNLSEAAFFSMPTTSNALYTVVIPGLIAVNNTTGLRIVSPIVANFFRRLGPNYFFAAAVTGGAVTKAVLDAQLAGSLRSAGPINPYADVNAQLSDGNSSYNALNIELKKRFSSNVQFFATYTWSHSIDDSSDLQTLLKPQDNNNFRAERSDSLFDQRHRFVFSGVIGAPDSWRSDGGFKRFLHGFSFAPIVEYGSGRPFNILAVGDANGDFQSTNERPTVRTDGSLCATGVDANCFQGVFPMSGNLGRNMGITRNYFSVDARLTKKIRIGERVSLDLIAEGFNLFNRFNEAASNPFYQVVNSVGQKKGGKYLSNSTSAFDPRQFQFGLKLNF; encoded by the coding sequence ATGAGATCATTACCGTCAAACGCGGCGGCAGCGTTATCACGTCTCGTGGTATTTACAGCTGCATTGCTGGTGTTTACAGCGTCTGCAATGGCTCAAGCACAGGCAACCGCTGCCGACCTTTCTGGAACGGTGACCGACCCGAGTGGCGCCGTCGTCGCCGGTGCAACCGTTACAGCTAAGAATATTGGCACAAATGCCGCACGTACCGTCGTTTCAGGACCCGATGGCGATTACCAGTTCATCGGTCTGACGCCGGGAGCATATGAGATTTCCGCACAGGCATCTAACTTCAAGAAAGTAGTCATCTCTCCCGTCCGACTTACCGTCGGTCAGAGTGCTGCACTTTCGATCAAGCTTGAGATCGGTGGCCAGGACATTGTCGTTAATGTGTCGGGTGATGATGTTCAATTGGTCGAAACAACACGCACGACCGTCTCGAACACTATCGATCAGGCGCGCATCAACAACTTGCCGATCAACGAACGCAGTGCAACCGGTTTTGCCTTGACGCTTTCGACGGTTGGCCGTGATAACGGCCGTGCGGTCGGTCCGGCGCCGACATCGGGTCTCAACATCGGCGGCCAACGCGGTCGCTCGACGCTGGTCCAGGTCGATGGAGCCGATTTTACCGACAACTCGATCAACGCCGCGCGCTCGACCGTTTCGCAAGAGGCGGTTCAGGAATATCAGGTTACGACAAACTCGTATATGCCTGAATTTGGACGTGCGACAGGCGGTATCGTCAACGTTGTCACCAAACGTGGCAGCAATGATTTTCACGGTAACGTTTTCGGATTTATCCGTGACAAGAGCATCCAGTCCAAGAACGCATTTGCCCCGCTGATCGATAATGATCCGAGCAAAAAGCCCGGCTATACGCGTGCCCAATATGGAGCGACCCTCGGCGGTCCGATCGCTCGCGAAAAGGCATTCTTCTTTATTGCTTTCGAACAGCGTCGCCGTCAGGAATCCGGTTTCTTTACCGGCGATATCGTCGGCGGTGCAACCTCAAGCGTGACGATCGGTGCTCCGATCCTGCCTTTTACACAGACCTTTAACGGTATGACGGCGGCACAGGTCGGTTACGTCCAGGGCCTGATCGCAACCGGTATTCCGGCTAATATCAGCCAAGCCGTCAGCTATGCTTATCTGACCTCGGCCGGCACCCAGACCGCTCTCAACGGCGGCAGCACATTGATCAGTGCGGGTGGTGCGATCCCGGCGGGACAGCCTGTCGGCAACCGCTTTTTCCTTTCAGGTGCCCCGGTTCCCTTAACACGGAACGCGGGCGGCGAATTTGTTGCGTTTCGTCCGTTGAATCAGTTGCGGCGTATCTTCCCTATCTCGGAGGGTACAACCTATTATTCGGGACGCTACGATCAGGTCCTCAATGATAACAATCAGCTTTCGATCCGCGTCGGCTACAACCCGAGCCGGATCAATGGTATTCAGGACGAGTCGCAGAATCAGACGCTCGGACAGAATGACTACTCAAGAACGGGTATTCAGGACCTAAAGGATATGTCGTTTGGTGCATCGATCACCAGCATAATGCCGAAAAATCTGATCAATGAGTTCTACTTCAACTTCGGCCGCCGCGACGCCAAATTTGACTCGCAGGTTCCGAGTGTAGCTCTCCAGATCGCCGGAACCGGCTTTATCGGGTCCAATCCGTTCTCGCCGGTCACTCGTCGCGAAAATCGTTACCAGCTTCGCGACAATATGACCTGGGCACCTAAGAACCACATCGTCAAATTCGGAGTTGATATGAACTACGTGGGTGGACGTGCCAGCTTTGAGCTGAACTTCCCCGCACTTTTCAACTTCAGCCAGCAGTCGTGCAGCACGCTCATCACAGGATGCACGGGGCCCGCATTGACCGCGATCCAGGCATACGGTCTTGGTTTTCCGAGTGTGTTCATTCAGGGTTTTGGTGACCCGAACAGCTCGATCAAAAATAAACCGATCGGTATGTTCATCCAGGATACCTGGAAGCTCAGCCGCCGCGTTACCTTTAACTACGGTGTCCGTTACGACATCGAGCTGACCGATGAGTTTGCCCCGAGTGCATTCCGCGATCCGCTGACCGGCATTACCTTGACGCAGGAAGATGTGCAGGTGGCCCAGGATGCTCTCAACATCACGCAGGGATTCCCGCGTGACCGTAACAACATCGCACCGCGAATCGGTGCAGCGTGGGATGTCCGCGGAAACGGCAAGACTGTCATCCGTGCTGCCGGTGGTATGTTCTACGATCACCCACTGCTCGTAGTATCCTTCAACTCGAACGTTGCTGACGGTTCACAGCAGCAGCAGGCGACACTTCTGCCGATCGGCGGTCCGTCGCCACTCGGCTTGTTCAACGCATTTCAGGTAATGCACGGAACCCTGATTCCTTGTAACTTTGCGGGTGCATCGCCGGGAACCAACTGCACGCCTGGCCTTGCCGGTTCGGCTCAGTATCTCCCGGGTTATATGCGTTTCAATCCGAGCACCTTTACCGGTTTCGGACCGATCTTGCCGTTCACACTGCACGTGTCAAAGGACTTTGAGTATCCGTACGCGATGCAGGGCAACCTTGCTATTGAACAACAGATCGGCAAGGATATGTCGCTCTCAGCCAGTTACATCACCGTCAATTCACGTCACCTTGCCCACCCGCAGGACGTCAATCAGGTGAATCTACAGGCCTTGACTGATAACTTCCGCCGTTACACCGCAAATAATCCGCTCGCTTGCGGCGGCCCTTGCGGACCGAACGGACGTGCTCCGTCAAACCTTTCTGAAGCTGCGTTCTTCTCAATGCCGACGACCTCCAACGCTCTTTACACGGTCGTCATTCCGGGACTGATCGCAGTCAATAACACGACCGGACTTAGGATCGTCAGCCCGATCGTTGCTAACTTCTTCCGCCGCCTCGGCCCGAACTACTTCTTTGCCGCGGCCGTCACCGGCGGAGCAGTTACCAAGGCAGTGCTCGACGCTCAGCTTGCCGGATCGCTCCGCTCTGCGGGTCCGATCAATCCGTATGCTGACGTCAATGCCCAGCTTTCGGATGGCAACTCGTCATACAATGCCTTGAACATCGAATTGAAAAAGCGATTTTCAAGCAACGTTCAGTTCTTTGCGACCTATACCTGGTCACACTCGATCGACGATTCGTCGGATCTGCAGACGCTTCTTAAACCGCAGGATAATAACAATTTCCGTGCGGAACGTTCGGATTCGCTGTTCGATCAGCGTCACCGATTCGTATTCAGCGGTGTTATCGGTGCTCCGGATAGCTGGAGATCAGATGGTGGCTTCAAGCGGTTTTTGCACGGATTTTCGTTTGCTCCGATCGTCGAATACGGTTCAGGCCGTCCCTTCAACATTCTGGCAGTGGGCGATGCGAACGGCGATTTCCAGAGCACGAACGAGCGTCCGACCGTTAGGACCGACGGTTCGCTCTGTGCGACCGGTGTTGACGCGAACTGCTTCCAGGGCGTCTTCCCGATGAGCGGCAATCTGGGACGTAATATGGGTATCACCCGCAATTACTTCTCGGTTGACGCACGTCTCACCAAGAAGATCCGCATTGGCGAACGTGTCAGTCTGGACCTCATTGCCGAGGGCTTTAACTTGTTCAACCGCTTTAACGAGGCGGCATCGAACCCGTTCTATCAGGTCGTCAACTCTGTCGGCCAGAAGAAGGGTGGTAAATACCTCAGCAACTCAACGTCCGCATTTGACCCGCGGCAGTTCCAGTTTGGCCTGAAGCTCAACTTCTAA
- the moaA gene encoding GTP 3',8-cyclase MoaA produces the protein MLRDAYNRVIRDLRISVTDRCNFRCFYCLPNGEPPMARKDTLLTFEETTYLAEIFVSLGIEKIRLTGGEPLVRKDVSNLAAGIAALKPQLKDLAITTNGFIFPAHAADLRKAGVDRVTISLDSLDRDKFAKMTGVDGIDKVFDAIEAARQTGFDPIKINAAVIRGHNDDEFVDFARFARENAISMRFIEFMPLDSGHEWSREMVVPGREIYDTINAVYPLKLKGASRGSETAWKYEFADGSPGEIGIIAPVTEMFCGACSRIRLTADGQIRTCLFSNIEHNLRDVLRSGASRSEIIAFIEDVVLKKEPRHYINDADFVQPSRTMSFIGG, from the coding sequence ATGCTTCGCGATGCTTACAATCGGGTCATCCGTGACCTTCGTATTTCGGTGACCGACCGGTGCAACTTCAGGTGCTTTTACTGCCTGCCGAACGGCGAACCGCCGATGGCTCGAAAAGATACGTTACTGACCTTTGAAGAAACAACGTACTTAGCCGAAATATTCGTTTCGCTCGGCATCGAGAAGATAAGGCTCACCGGCGGAGAACCGCTTGTGCGAAAGGACGTTTCCAACCTTGCGGCGGGCATCGCCGCTCTTAAGCCGCAACTCAAGGATCTCGCGATCACTACCAACGGGTTCATTTTTCCGGCACACGCCGCCGATCTGCGAAAGGCAGGTGTCGATCGTGTAACGATCAGTCTGGATAGTCTCGACCGCGATAAATTTGCCAAAATGACCGGCGTCGACGGTATCGACAAGGTCTTTGACGCGATCGAGGCGGCACGGCAAACGGGCTTTGATCCGATCAAGATCAATGCCGCTGTCATCCGCGGGCATAATGACGATGAGTTTGTCGACTTTGCCCGATTTGCCCGTGAAAATGCGATCTCGATGCGATTCATCGAGTTTATGCCGCTCGATAGCGGTCACGAGTGGAGCCGTGAAATGGTCGTCCCGGGCCGCGAGATCTACGACACGATCAACGCCGTCTACCCATTGAAATTAAAAGGTGCGTCGCGTGGAAGCGAGACCGCCTGGAAATATGAGTTTGCCGACGGCTCGCCCGGCGAGATCGGGATCATCGCTCCGGTGACCGAGATGTTCTGTGGTGCCTGCTCACGAATTCGCCTAACGGCCGACGGCCAGATCCGTACCTGTCTTTTCTCAAATATCGAACATAACCTCCGAGATGTGCTCCGTAGCGGTGCCTCGCGATCCGAGATCATTGCCTTTATCGAAGATGTAGTCTTAAAAAAAGAACCGCGTCATTACATAAACGACGCGGACTTTGTCCAACCATCACGCACGATGAGCTTTATCGGCGGCTAA